A region from the Spirochaetae bacterium HGW-Spirochaetae-1 genome encodes:
- a CDS encoding 3-deoxy-7-phosphoheptulonate synthase produces MSFQYKRKLPTVEDILRDIPLSPELAAVKEQRDAEIRNIFVGRDPRLMVIIGPCSAHNEDAVCEYVNRLSKLQERVRERVVIIPRIYTNKPRTTGQGYKGMFHQPDHQKETDIIKGLKAIRRMHIRALSESHLPAADEMLYPGNYPYLADVLSYVAIGARSVENQSHRLTVSGLDIPAGMKNPTAGDVKTMLDSIYAAQISHTFVYNSWEVATSGNPLAHAVLRGAVDRDGRHIPNYHYEDLVKVAEMYQERELANPTIVVDTNHSNSGKLYAEQPRISIEIMQSRKHCDMLKGMVKGLMIESYLLEGSQGPNGNEFGKSITDPCLGWDASERLVLRLAETAY; encoded by the coding sequence GAGAAAACTTCCCACGGTGGAGGATATTCTTAGGGATATTCCCCTCTCGCCCGAACTGGCGGCGGTCAAAGAGCAGCGCGATGCTGAGATACGGAACATCTTTGTCGGCCGCGATCCTCGTCTCATGGTGATAATAGGACCCTGTTCGGCGCATAATGAGGATGCCGTCTGCGAATATGTCAACAGGCTGTCGAAGCTGCAGGAAAGGGTCCGCGAAAGAGTGGTGATCATACCCCGGATATATACGAATAAGCCCAGGACCACGGGCCAGGGTTACAAGGGGATGTTTCATCAGCCCGACCACCAGAAGGAGACCGATATAATAAAGGGGCTGAAGGCCATACGCCGCATGCATATCCGTGCCCTCTCGGAATCCCATCTGCCTGCGGCTGATGAAATGCTTTATCCCGGTAACTATCCGTATCTCGCCGATGTTCTTTCCTATGTGGCCATAGGCGCCCGGTCTGTGGAAAACCAGTCCCACCGGCTTACCGTGAGCGGCCTTGATATACCGGCGGGAATGAAAAATCCCACGGCAGGTGATGTGAAGACCATGCTCGATTCCATCTATGCAGCTCAGATATCCCACACCTTCGTCTATAACAGCTGGGAAGTGGCCACTTCGGGAAATCCCCTGGCCCATGCCGTCCTCCGCGGTGCCGTGGACAGGGACGGTCGTCATATCCCCAACTATCATTACGAGGATCTCGTCAAGGTTGCGGAGATGTACCAGGAGCGGGAACTTGCAAATCCTACGATTGTCGTTGATACCAATCACTCTAATTCCGGTAAGCTCTATGCTGAGCAGCCCAGGATATCCATTGAAATCATGCAGAGCAGGAAACACTGTGACATGCTGAAGGGAATGGTGAAGGGCCTCATGATCGAGAGTTATCTGTTAGAGGGATCACAGGGGCCCAACGGGAATGAATTCGGTAAGTCCATCACCGATCCCTGCCTGGGATGGGATGCGTCGGAGCGCCTGGTCCTGAGGCTGGCGGAAACGGCTTACTGA
- a CDS encoding butyryl-CoA:acetate CoA-transferase: MIVQKMEYENKLISADKAAALVQPGNKVFYGEFVLFPQACDEALAARAGELSDVDVRSVCFTQVPKVVEADPERKHFILNDYHFGTVSRRLHDENLCNYIPTAYHQGPRFIRKYTDFDVVFITTGSMDPRGYFNYGLANSVTGAAISKAKKVVVEINENVPYCLGGNQESIHISRVDHIVEGKNRPLVQVPPQEPSELNGQIAKYILKEIHDGATLQLGIGGLPNMIGQLIAESDLKDIGIHTEMLVDSCVDLYNAGRVTGAKKLIDKYKMTYTFAMGTNKLYDFLNHNPTCASYPVNYVNDPRIIALNNRVVAVNSAIEIDLFSQVCSESSGIHHKSGTGGQLDFIFGAFHSKEGKGIISLSSTYKDKLGNLHSRIVPTLQPGSIVTVPRSIVQYVCTEYGMVQLKSKSTWERAELLISIAHPDFRDELIKKADEMKIWVRSNRIA; encoded by the coding sequence ATGATTGTCCAGAAAATGGAGTATGAAAATAAGCTCATAAGCGCCGATAAGGCTGCAGCCCTGGTACAGCCCGGCAACAAGGTGTTTTACGGCGAATTCGTTCTTTTCCCCCAGGCCTGTGATGAGGCCCTGGCGGCACGGGCCGGGGAGCTCTCGGATGTCGATGTGCGAAGCGTCTGTTTTACCCAGGTGCCGAAGGTGGTGGAAGCCGATCCCGAGAGAAAACATTTTATCCTGAATGATTATCATTTCGGAACGGTTTCGCGCCGGCTTCACGATGAGAATCTCTGTAACTATATTCCCACGGCCTATCACCAGGGGCCGCGTTTCATACGCAAGTATACTGATTTTGACGTGGTGTTTATAACCACGGGATCCATGGACCCGAGGGGATACTTCAATTACGGCCTGGCCAATTCCGTTACGGGTGCTGCTATAAGCAAGGCGAAAAAGGTCGTCGTGGAGATAAATGAGAACGTACCGTACTGCCTGGGAGGCAACCAGGAGTCCATACACATATCCAGGGTCGATCATATCGTCGAGGGGAAGAACCGTCCCCTGGTCCAGGTCCCGCCCCAGGAGCCGTCGGAGCTGAACGGTCAAATCGCAAAATATATTCTCAAGGAGATACACGATGGCGCTACACTCCAGCTCGGGATCGGCGGGCTTCCCAACATGATCGGGCAGCTTATTGCCGAAAGCGACCTGAAAGATATAGGGATTCACACCGAGATGCTCGTCGATTCATGCGTTGATCTTTATAATGCCGGAAGGGTCACCGGGGCCAAAAAGCTGATCGATAAATATAAAATGACCTATACCTTTGCCATGGGAACGAACAAGCTCTATGATTTTCTTAACCACAATCCCACGTGCGCCTCGTATCCCGTCAATTACGTGAACGATCCCCGGATCATTGCCCTGAACAACCGGGTCGTGGCCGTGAACAGCGCCATTGAGATTGACCTCTTCAGCCAGGTCTGTTCCGAATCGTCGGGAATACATCACAAATCGGGCACGGGCGGCCAACTCGATTTCATATTTGGAGCTTTTCACTCAAAAGAAGGGAAGGGGATTATCAGCCTGAGTTCCACCTACAAGGATAAGCTGGGAAACCTGCATTCACGCATAGTTCCCACTTTGCAGCCCGGTTCTATCGTGACCGTACCCCGCAGCATCGTCCAGTATGTGTGTACGGAATACGGCATGGTGCAGCTGAAGTCAAAAAGCACCTGGGAGCGTGCCGAGCTCCTCATCAGCATCGCCCATCCCGATTTCAGGGATGAGCTCATCAAAAAGGCCGATGAGATGAAGATATGGGTGCGGAGCAACAGGATTGCCTGA
- a CDS encoding TetR/AcrR family transcriptional regulator translates to MTKPARNEQEVEVIKNLILDNALYILIHDGFDMLTMRKIASRSGMSATNIYNYFSNKDEIYLSIVIRGFEKLHSRFQSICETYTDPLERGRELARAYFNFGFDERHYYEIMFTRSTPKYNDYLGTPMEKLAAVEMDYSMKIVEMAGKTIEEVTSSQQEPDTNSDNTGMKVMQVWGLLHGIISLYHSNIAQYIVSDSSQVVEKIMSDITALLKPI, encoded by the coding sequence ATGACAAAACCGGCGCGGAATGAACAGGAAGTAGAGGTTATAAAAAACCTGATCCTCGACAATGCTCTTTATATTCTCATACATGACGGGTTTGACATGCTCACCATGAGAAAAATCGCCTCGCGGAGCGGCATGTCCGCCACCAATATATATAACTATTTTTCCAACAAGGATGAAATCTATCTTTCCATTGTCATCAGGGGATTTGAGAAACTCCATTCCCGGTTCCAGTCCATCTGTGAAACATACACCGATCCCCTGGAGCGCGGCAGGGAACTGGCCAGGGCTTATTTTAATTTCGGTTTCGACGAACGTCATTATTACGAAATCATGTTCACGCGCTCCACGCCTAAATACAACGATTACCTGGGTACGCCCATGGAGAAGCTGGCTGCTGTGGAAATGGATTATTCCATGAAAATCGTGGAGATGGCGGGAAAGACCATCGAAGAGGTAACCTCATCGCAGCAGGAGCCCGATACAAACAGCGATAATACGGGTATGAAGGTTATGCAGGTCTGGGGTCTCCTTCACGGCATAATTTCACTGTATCACAGTAATATCGCGCAATACATCGTCAGTGATTCTTCGCAGGTCGTGGAGAAAATAATGAGTGATATTACCGCCCTGCTCAAACCCATATAA
- a CDS encoding amidohydrolase gives MPRGKLKYRKKLEFGMKNMKVAVILILIIIPAAVLFLYHYFNAAADIVFINGFVYTVNENRSIAEAVVVRKDKIIFVGSSENARPFITGKSIVIDLQGRMLLPGFHDSHAHVLEGGVSLNMCNLSAMKSPREYVAALKDYGEKNPAKEWVAGFGWSLEAFPGGNPHKMLLDNILPDRPVAVMCGDGHSIWVNSAALREAGVTAKTPDPVGGRIERDAAGKPTGILREGAMELVRKKAFEPSIFEAFEGLEKGIALLNSHGITSFIEARAITADSYDLLYRLVHATGNLRARVTLSLYLDPHRDDTQIGELIGKYDGDRKSLLKADQVKIFLDGVTESKTAWLFDSYKGEPGNFGIPIYTMDRLKKYAVRLEKAGFQLHMHAIGDRAVHEGLNLVEHVHRSGGSREGRHHLVHLYLVGKDDAVRFKKLHVTGNIQAQWACPAGFNEINRKCLGKKRFAALFPFRTLRDEGALLAGGSDWPVDIVNPLEIMQTAVTRQVPGQGENSPILERGERLDLSDMIEAYTINGAWLQRREDLTGSIETGKLADLIVIDKNLFAVKPDELASAKILLTLLGGKPVYTASWAHGYFSAGR, from the coding sequence ATGCCGCGGGGGAAGCTGAAATACAGGAAAAAACTGGAATTTGGGATGAAGAACATGAAAGTTGCGGTTATTCTGATTTTGATCATCATACCGGCCGCGGTGCTGTTCCTGTACCATTATTTTAATGCAGCAGCTGATATCGTTTTTATAAATGGTTTCGTGTATACGGTGAATGAAAATCGCAGCATTGCCGAAGCGGTAGTGGTGCGCAAGGATAAAATTATTTTCGTGGGCAGCAGTGAAAACGCCCGTCCTTTTATAACCGGAAAATCCATCGTCATTGACCTGCAGGGCAGAATGCTTTTGCCCGGTTTTCATGATTCGCACGCCCATGTTCTGGAAGGGGGCGTGTCCCTGAATATGTGCAATCTCTCGGCAATGAAGAGTCCACGGGAGTATGTGGCGGCCCTGAAGGACTATGGGGAAAAAAATCCGGCTAAGGAGTGGGTCGCGGGGTTCGGCTGGTCACTGGAGGCATTTCCCGGCGGGAATCCTCATAAAATGCTTCTTGATAATATTCTGCCCGACCGGCCTGTTGCCGTCATGTGCGGCGACGGTCATTCCATATGGGTGAACAGCGCCGCCCTGCGCGAGGCAGGGGTTACGGCGAAGACGCCCGATCCTGTCGGCGGCCGCATTGAAAGGGACGCCGCAGGAAAGCCCACGGGCATCCTTCGCGAGGGCGCCATGGAACTGGTGCGGAAAAAGGCCTTTGAGCCGTCGATTTTCGAGGCCTTCGAGGGCCTTGAAAAAGGTATCGCGCTCCTGAACAGCCATGGTATAACATCATTCATCGAGGCGCGGGCCATCACTGCCGATTCCTATGACCTGCTATACCGGCTGGTCCATGCCACGGGAAACCTGCGGGCCAGGGTAACCCTGTCGCTCTATCTTGATCCCCACAGGGACGATACCCAGATCGGAGAACTCATCGGCAAATATGACGGTGACAGGAAAAGCCTTCTCAAGGCAGACCAGGTGAAAATATTTCTCGACGGTGTCACCGAGTCAAAAACGGCCTGGCTGTTCGATAGCTATAAGGGCGAGCCGGGGAATTTCGGCATTCCCATTTATACAATGGACAGGCTGAAGAAATATGCCGTACGGCTTGAAAAGGCCGGTTTTCAGCTGCACATGCATGCCATAGGAGACCGGGCCGTTCATGAAGGCCTCAATCTCGTGGAGCATGTTCACCGATCCGGCGGGAGCAGGGAAGGGCGCCATCACCTGGTTCATCTTTATCTGGTGGGGAAGGATGATGCGGTGCGCTTTAAAAAACTCCATGTGACAGGCAACATTCAGGCCCAGTGGGCCTGTCCTGCCGGGTTCAATGAGATAAACCGGAAGTGTCTCGGCAAGAAGCGTTTCGCTGCACTGTTTCCCTTCAGGACTCTCCGTGATGAGGGTGCGCTGCTGGCAGGAGGGAGTGACTGGCCCGTGGACATAGTCAATCCACTGGAAATCATGCAGACCGCGGTGACGCGCCAGGTCCCGGGACAGGGGGAAAACAGCCCAATCCTGGAGCGCGGAGAAAGGCTTGACCTGTCAGACATGATCGAGGCATATACCATAAACGGGGCCTGGCTGCAGCGTCGTGAAGACCTGACTGGTTCCATTGAGACGGGAAAACTGGCGGACCTCATCGTCATCGATAAAAATTTATTCGCCGTAAAGCCCGATGAACTTGCATCGGCAAAGATACTGCTCACACTCCTGGGAGGGAAACCGGTTTATACCGCCTCCTGGGCCCATGGATATTTCAGCGCGGGCAGGTAG
- a CDS encoding acyl-CoA dehydrogenase, with protein sequence MSKILLNPKKYVDRKYPDERSREIMKKTIDWFEKKGLAQIKEDYHSRTFTSDFAEFVKKERIFETLFLPKGYGEDPKQYYSTYRMFEFSEILGFYSAAYWYMFHVSTLGLDPVFLGDNEEAKHKAAAKLKENPLCAFGLSEREHGADIYSSEMKLYPQKDGTFLARGSKYYIGNGNEAGIVTVFGKIADTDDYVFFVVDSHHEKYECIQNVIACDQMYVSEFALHDYPITEAEITSRGQKAWDDMLNTINICKFNIGSASIGLCEHSFYECLNHAAHRNLYGKYVTDFPHVKKLFYDSYLRTLAMKLFGLRATDYMRAASETDKRYLLFNPIMKMKVAIQGEIVHENLWDIIAARGFEKDIFFENSVMQIKGMPKLEGTRHVNMALIAKLIPNYFFKPGQFPEVGRIIDDRNDDFLFSQGPTKGYGKIQFHDFNIAFNSVDLPNVKIMLEQINRFKDFLIASGMGLMQQMMDFDYLLAVGEIFTLTAYAQLIIESAKIEGLEDELLDAIFGIFVDDFSKFALALYTKPSSTEAQQQKCQEMIKRPVVDSAQYEKLIQDHIYSLVDAYVMNK encoded by the coding sequence ATGTCAAAAATATTACTTAACCCGAAAAAATATGTGGACCGGAAATATCCCGACGAGCGGAGCCGGGAAATCATGAAAAAGACCATTGACTGGTTCGAGAAGAAGGGCCTGGCACAGATAAAGGAAGATTATCACAGCCGGACCTTCACCTCGGATTTTGCCGAGTTCGTGAAGAAGGAGCGGATCTTCGAGACCCTCTTTCTGCCCAAAGGCTACGGCGAGGACCCGAAGCAGTACTACAGCACATACCGGATGTTCGAGTTCTCCGAGATACTGGGCTTCTACAGCGCTGCCTACTGGTACATGTTCCATGTGTCCACTCTGGGACTGGACCCGGTTTTTCTCGGCGACAACGAGGAGGCCAAGCATAAGGCCGCGGCGAAGTTAAAAGAAAATCCTCTCTGCGCCTTCGGACTTTCCGAGCGCGAACACGGCGCCGACATTTACTCCAGTGAAATGAAGCTGTACCCCCAGAAGGACGGTACGTTCCTGGCCCGGGGAAGCAAGTACTATATCGGCAACGGCAACGAGGCCGGCATTGTTACGGTCTTCGGCAAGATCGCCGACACCGACGATTATGTCTTCTTCGTGGTGGATTCGCATCATGAAAAATACGAGTGCATCCAGAACGTCATCGCCTGCGACCAGATGTATGTCTCGGAGTTCGCCCTGCACGATTATCCCATCACCGAAGCGGAGATCACCTCGCGGGGGCAGAAGGCCTGGGACGACATGCTGAACACCATCAATATCTGCAAGTTCAACATCGGTTCGGCGTCCATCGGTCTGTGCGAGCACAGCTTCTACGAGTGCCTGAACCACGCGGCGCACCGGAATCTCTACGGAAAGTACGTCACGGACTTCCCCCATGTGAAAAAGCTCTTCTACGATTCATACCTGCGTACCCTGGCCATGAAGCTCTTCGGCCTGCGCGCCACGGATTACATGCGCGCCGCCAGTGAAACTGACAAGCGTTATCTCCTGTTTAACCCCATCATGAAAATGAAAGTGGCCATACAGGGCGAGATTGTCCACGAGAATCTCTGGGACATCATCGCGGCCCGGGGCTTTGAAAAGGATATCTTCTTCGAGAATTCCGTCATGCAGATCAAGGGGATGCCCAAGCTGGAAGGAACGCGCCACGTGAATATGGCCCTCATCGCCAAGCTCATCCCCAACTACTTCTTCAAGCCGGGACAGTTCCCCGAGGTGGGGCGCATCATCGACGACCGCAACGACGACTTTCTTTTCAGCCAGGGGCCCACGAAGGGCTACGGCAAGATACAGTTTCACGATTTCAATATCGCCTTTAACAGCGTGGACCTGCCCAATGTGAAGATCATGCTGGAGCAGATAAACCGCTTCAAAGACTTTCTTATCGCCTCGGGAATGGGCCTCATGCAGCAAATGATGGATTTCGATTACCTGCTGGCCGTGGGCGAGATTTTCACCCTCACAGCCTATGCCCAGCTCATCATCGAGAGCGCGAAGATCGAGGGCCTGGAAGACGAACTCCTCGACGCCATCTTCGGTATCTTCGTTGACGACTTCTCGAAGTTCGCCCTGGCGCTCTACACGAAACCCTCCAGCACGGAAGCGCAGCAGCAGAAGTGCCAGGAGATGATCAAGCGTCCCGTTGTGGACAGCGCGCAGTACGAAAAGCTTATCCAGGATCACATCTATTCACTCGTTGATGCCTATGTCATGAACAAATAG
- a CDS encoding threonine ammonia-lyase, producing MKEKYMDLSKEVNFNNIYKARKTVYHKLKKTHLIHYASLSELIGGEVCVKHENHNPTGSFKIRGTVNFMAHATDEIKENGIIVATRGNHGLATAWAAREEDILCNVVVPMNNNPEINNAITGLGAQLMSHGKDFYETQQYCEDLSYQLGYYYIEQGNEPEILNGLGTMGLEIFEDFPDVDVIIIPVGGGSGCASLIQVVKAINPKVKIIGVIAEKAPALLESLQKGERVIASSADTFADGLAARSIYEVAYEIIKGGGIEVCTVSEDEIISGVKMALLHTHNLAEGAGAAGLACAMKMKKELAGKKTVIIMTGANLDRKHLEWALKTE from the coding sequence ATGAAAGAAAAATATATGGATCTGTCAAAAGAGGTCAATTTTAACAATATTTATAAAGCGCGAAAGACGGTTTACCATAAGCTGAAAAAAACGCACCTCATTCATTACGCGAGCCTGTCGGAGCTCATCGGCGGTGAGGTCTGTGTCAAGCATGAGAATCATAATCCCACGGGCTCCTTCAAGATCAGGGGGACCGTGAACTTCATGGCTCATGCCACTGATGAGATCAAGGAAAATGGCATAATAGTGGCTACCAGGGGAAATCACGGACTTGCCACGGCCTGGGCAGCCCGCGAAGAGGACATACTTTGCAACGTGGTGGTGCCCATGAACAACAATCCCGAGATCAACAATGCCATAACGGGCCTTGGTGCCCAGCTCATGTCTCACGGAAAGGATTTTTACGAGACCCAGCAGTACTGCGAGGATCTTTCATACCAGCTGGGATATTACTATATTGAACAGGGCAATGAACCGGAAATTCTCAACGGGCTGGGCACCATGGGACTGGAGATCTTTGAGGATTTTCCCGATGTGGATGTCATCATCATTCCCGTGGGCGGCGGAAGCGGATGCGCTTCCCTCATACAGGTGGTAAAGGCCATCAATCCGAAAGTAAAGATAATAGGCGTCATCGCTGAAAAGGCGCCGGCCCTTCTTGAATCCCTTCAGAAGGGCGAACGGGTCATAGCCTCAAGCGCCGATACCTTTGCCGATGGTCTCGCGGCCCGTTCCATTTATGAAGTTGCGTATGAGATCATAAAGGGGGGAGGCATCGAGGTCTGCACCGTGTCCGAGGATGAAATCATAAGCGGTGTTAAAATGGCACTGCTGCATACCCATAATCTGGCCGAGGGAGCCGGGGCTGCGGGCCTGGCCTGCGCCATGAAAATGAAGAAGGAACTGGCGGGGAAAAAGACCGTTATCATCATGACCGGCGCCAACCTGGACAGGAAGCATCTGGAATGGGCGCTAAAGACCGAATAA
- a CDS encoding acyl-CoA dehydrogenase, whose protein sequence is MILFNPNRHDRKYADEKSRQIMQKTIEFFEKKGLEKIKSDWHEKAWNYDFVEFLKENQVFATLMTPAGYGASDSRWDTYRNSAFSEITGFYGITYWYTWQVSMLGLGPIWLGTNEEVKHRTAKLLQEGGVFAFGLSEKEHGADIYSSDMMLYPQGDGTYKANGDKYYIGNGNEAALVSTFAKMADSNDYVFFVVDSKHPNYECIRNVVNEQNYVAEYAVHDYPITDADILEKGQKAWDDMLNTINICKFNLGWGSIGICTHAFYEAIDHAANRNVYGKFVTDFPHVKRLFTDAYLRLVSMKLFAERSVDYMRSASADDRRYLLYNPMVKMKVTREGEDVINLLWDVIAAKGFENQPFFEIAAHEVRMLPKLEGTVHVNMALIVKFMKNYFFNPGTYPEVPRRDDNGNDAFMFQQGPTKGLGKIQFHDYNIAYGYYDLPNIRIFKEQIELFKKFLMKAGPDEKQGKDIDYLLALGEILTLVAYGQLILEAAKLKIYEVDGVLLNQIFDFMVRDFSKYALNIHSKPSNSDLQRELALTILRAPAANEDEFQKIWTEQVYSLKGQYKMRDQEF, encoded by the coding sequence ATGATTCTATTCAACCCAAACAGACACGACCGTAAATACGCCGACGAAAAATCGCGGCAGATCATGCAGAAGACCATCGAGTTCTTTGAGAAGAAGGGTCTTGAAAAAATTAAGTCAGACTGGCATGAAAAGGCATGGAACTATGACTTCGTTGAGTTCCTGAAGGAAAACCAGGTTTTTGCTACCCTCATGACCCCGGCAGGATATGGCGCTTCAGATTCGCGGTGGGATACTTACCGGAACAGCGCCTTCTCCGAAATTACGGGCTTTTACGGCATCACCTATTGGTACACCTGGCAGGTGTCCATGCTGGGACTGGGCCCCATCTGGCTGGGGACCAACGAAGAGGTTAAACACCGGACGGCCAAGCTGCTGCAGGAAGGGGGCGTATTCGCCTTCGGTCTTTCCGAGAAGGAGCACGGCGCCGACATTTACTCCAGCGACATGATGCTCTATCCCCAGGGCGACGGGACCTATAAAGCCAACGGGGACAAATATTATATCGGCAACGGAAACGAGGCGGCCCTGGTATCAACCTTCGCAAAGATGGCCGACAGCAACGACTACGTGTTTTTTGTTGTAGATTCCAAGCATCCAAATTACGAGTGCATCCGCAACGTTGTGAATGAGCAGAACTACGTGGCTGAATACGCAGTGCATGACTATCCCATCACCGATGCCGATATACTGGAGAAGGGACAGAAAGCCTGGGATGATATGCTCAACACTATCAATATCTGCAAGTTCAACCTGGGATGGGGCTCCATCGGCATATGTACCCACGCATTTTACGAAGCCATCGACCACGCGGCTAACCGGAACGTATACGGCAAGTTCGTAACAGACTTTCCTCACGTGAAAAGGCTCTTCACCGACGCGTATCTGCGCCTTGTGTCCATGAAACTTTTCGCCGAGCGCTCCGTTGACTACATGCGATCAGCCTCCGCTGACGACCGGCGTTATCTCCTGTACAATCCCATGGTGAAGATGAAGGTCACCCGCGAGGGAGAGGACGTTATTAACCTGCTCTGGGATGTCATCGCAGCCAAGGGCTTCGAGAACCAGCCCTTCTTCGAGATAGCGGCCCACGAAGTGCGCATGCTTCCCAAGCTGGAAGGCACTGTCCACGTCAACATGGCCCTTATCGTGAAGTTCATGAAGAACTATTTCTTCAATCCCGGCACCTATCCGGAAGTTCCCCGCAGGGACGATAATGGCAACGACGCCTTCATGTTCCAGCAGGGCCCCACGAAGGGCCTGGGTAAAATCCAGTTCCATGATTACAACATAGCTTACGGTTACTACGACCTGCCCAATATAAGAATATTCAAAGAGCAGATAGAGCTCTTCAAGAAATTCCTCATGAAGGCCGGTCCCGACGAGAAGCAGGGGAAGGATATCGATTATCTTCTCGCCCTGGGCGAGATACTCACCCTGGTGGCCTACGGCCAGCTCATCCTGGAAGCGGCGAAGCTGAAAATTTATGAGGTGGATGGCGTTCTTCTGAACCAGATCTTCGATTTCATGGTGCGCGATTTTTCGAAATACGCGTTGAACATCCATTCCAAGCCCAGCAACAGCGACCTGCAGCGCGAACTGGCGCTTACCATTCTCAGGGCTCCTGCGGCCAACGAAGATGAGTTCCAGAAGATCTGGACGGAGCAGGTATACTCGCTGAAAGGCCAGTATAAAATGCGGGACCAGGAATTCTAG
- a CDS encoding acyl-CoA dehydrogenase, which produces MNFNLTEEQQMVKDMCRQFAENELKPKAEHYDKTHEFPWDHVKKLKEMGMFGVVYPDKYNGAGMDYLCYAIAVEELSRGCASTGVIISAHNSLCLSPIYYFGTEEHKQKYVSKLTTGEWIGCFGITEPEAGSDAAGTKTTAELKNGKWVLNGTKNFITNGGVADVAVVTAVTDKGIGHKGLSFFIIEKGTPGFSVGKTEDKLGICASSTTELVFDNCEIPESNMLGKRGDGFKIAMHTLDGGRVGIAAQALGIAQAALDDAAAYAKERKQFGKSISNFQAIQWMLADMATEIEASRLLVYQAANYMQICEGKRQTYSKYCAMAKLYASETSHRVTHKAIQIFGGYGYTKDYPAERYYRDARITEIYEGTSEIQRMVIANNVLNEY; this is translated from the coding sequence ATGAATTTTAATTTAACAGAAGAACAACAAATGGTTAAAGATATGTGCCGCCAGTTCGCCGAGAATGAGCTTAAACCCAAAGCCGAGCATTACGACAAGACCCATGAATTTCCCTGGGACCATGTAAAGAAACTGAAAGAAATGGGCATGTTCGGCGTTGTGTATCCCGATAAGTACAACGGTGCCGGCATGGATTATCTCTGCTATGCCATAGCAGTGGAGGAGCTCTCCCGGGGCTGCGCATCCACGGGCGTTATTATTTCGGCCCACAATTCCCTGTGCCTCTCCCCCATCTATTATTTCGGAACCGAGGAGCACAAGCAGAAATATGTATCGAAGCTCACAACGGGCGAGTGGATCGGCTGTTTCGGCATAACCGAACCGGAAGCAGGTTCCGACGCAGCCGGAACCAAGACGACAGCTGAACTGAAAAACGGCAAATGGGTCCTCAACGGAACAAAAAACTTTATCACTAACGGCGGAGTGGCCGATGTGGCCGTTGTCACGGCCGTAACTGATAAGGGTATCGGCCACAAGGGCCTGAGCTTCTTCATCATTGAGAAAGGAACTCCCGGATTCAGCGTTGGGAAAACCGAGGACAAGCTGGGAATATGCGCCTCCTCCACGACAGAACTGGTTTTTGACAACTGCGAGATTCCCGAGAGCAACATGCTGGGAAAAAGGGGCGACGGCTTCAAGATAGCCATGCACACCCTGGACGGCGGCCGCGTGGGGATCGCAGCCCAGGCCCTGGGAATAGCCCAGGCCGCACTGGACGACGCCGCAGCCTATGCCAAGGAAAGAAAGCAGTTCGGTAAATCCATCTCCAACTTCCAGGCCATCCAGTGGATGCTGGCCGACATGGCCACGGAGATCGAGGCATCCCGTCTGCTGGTATACCAGGCAGCCAACTACATGCAGATATGCGAAGGAAAGCGCCAGACCTACTCTAAGTACTGCGCCATGGCGAAACTATACGCTTCCGAAACGTCGCACCGCGTGACCCACAAGGCCATTCAGATCTTCGGGGGATACGGTTACACCAAGGACTATCCTGCCGAGCGATACTACCGCGACGCCAGAATCACGGAGATCTATGAGGGAACATCGGAAATCCAGCGGATGGTTATCGCCAACAATGTATTGAACGAATACTAG